The DNA sequence GTGGCACCTGTGCCATAGGGAGGAACATAGGCTTCATTTGCATTTACCACCTGAATGCAGGCATCAACAAACTTCTCTACTGGAACCTCTGGCATTAATATACGTTGACAGCTTCTTTGCATACGTTTGGCATTTTCATCTGGTCGGAACAGTTGAATAGAACCATCCTTTGTACGATAAGCCTTTAGGCCTTCAAAGCACTGTTGGCCGTAATGGAGGGCAGTGGAAGCTTCACTAATGTTAAGCTTATTATCCTCTACCAATTGTCCTTCATCCCATTGGCCATCCTTCCATCTAGATATGTAACGATAATCGGTTTTAATGTAGTTAAAAGCCAACGTGTTCCAATCAATATTTACTTGTTTACTCATAAAATCCCTCCTAGTAAATAATCATACTTTTATTAGGGTGAAACGTGGTCATAAATTTAGTATGTGTTTTTTTACTATTGCATATCTATAATTATAGCATAAGAAGATAATAATTTCTCCTTCTTTGAATTTTGTTGGAAAAGAAATAATGGTATAATGAATAATATGAATATTTGTGTGGAAAATTTAGAGGTTGATTGAAATATTACATCAAGGTATGGAGATGAGGAATATGAAGAAATGTTCTGTTTGTAATAAAAACATAGCAGTTGTTTTTGCCACTAAAATTGAAAATGGCAAATCAGAAATGAAGGGGATGTGTATGACCTGTGCCAAAAAGATGGGTTTACCTGTTATTCAACAATTGATGGAGCAGACGGGGATGACAGAAGAAGAACTGGAAAGCTTGTCTGAAGAAATGGATACTACACTAGAAGGAGATAGTATAGAGGGAGAGAATGATAGTAATACCCATCCTTTATTAAGTTTATTTAAAGGGAACAACCAAACAAGTCACCATCAAGATCAGGAGGAGTACCCCAGCAATACGAAGGAAGAAAAAGAAAAAAATAAAAGCCAAAAGAAATCCAAAGGCAAGAAAAAAAATTTAGAGATGTATGGAACCAATCTAACTGAAAAGGCTAATAATAAAGAAGTAGATAGAATCATTGGTAGGCATCGGGAAATTGATCGAACTGTTCAGATTTTAAATCGTCGTAATAAAAACAACCCTATACTGATAGGAGAACCAGGTGTAGGAAAAACTGCTATAGCAGAGGGCCTAGCTGTAAGAATTGTTGAAAGACAAGTTCCTGCCAAGCTATTTAATACAGAGGTATATCTACTGGACTTAACAGCCATTGTAGCAGGCACCCAGTTTAGAGGACAATTTGAAGGACGTATGAAGGCTATTATTAAGGAAGCTCAAGATTGTGGCAATGTAATTTTGGTGATTGATGAGGTCCATAATATCATGGGGGCAGGGGAGGTTCATGGTGGAGTAATGAATGCTGCCAATATATTAAAGCCTGCCTTAGCTAAGGGAGAAATTCAAATTATTGGTGCCACCACCCTTGAAGAATATAGAAAGCATATTGAAAAAGATGCTGCTTTAGAAAGACGATTTCAACCAGTACTGGTGGAAGAGCCTACAGTGGAAGAAACTATAGAAATAGTAAAGGGCATTAAAAACTATTATGAGGAGTACCATAGGGTAAAAATCCCTCAAGAAACAATAGAAGCAGCCGTAAAGCTATCAGAAAAATATATTACCGATAGATATTTACCAGATAAAGCAATCGATGTTATAGATGAAGCAGGCTCTAGAGCCAACTTAAAAAACCAAGGACTGGTGGAGCTAGAGGCATTAAAGGAAGAACTAGAAAATATCCAGCAGAAACGACAAGAAGCTGCCTTAGGAGATGACTATGAAAAGGCTGCACAATATAAAGTGGAGGAATGTCTGTTACTGGATAAAATTAAAAAAATTGAAGAGGTATGCAATGATGCTACCATTACCATAGAAGACGTTGCCTTTGTTATAGAATCTTGGACAAAAATTCCTGTCCAAAGGATAACAGAAAAAGAAGCCCATAAGCTTTTACATCTAGAGGACCGTTTACACAAAAGGATCATTGGTCAAAATGAAGCTGTCAAGGCTCTGGCTAAGGCCATACGACGAAATCGTTCAGGTTTTAAGAAAAAACGAAAGCCATCTTCTTTTATCTTTGTAGGTCCCACAGGAGTTGGAAAAACTGAATTAGTTAAGGCTTTAGCCAATGAGCTTTTTGGAAGTGAAGAAGCTTTGATTCGTTTAGATATGTCAGAATATATGGAAAAGCATACGACATCAAAACTGATCGGAGCACCTCCTGGATATATAGGCTATGATCAAGGGGGACAGCTGACAGAAAAAATAAGACGGAAGCCCTATTCTGTTATCCTAATGGATGAAATGGAGAAGGCCCATCCAGATGTTTTTAACCTATTACTTCAAATTCTAGAGGACGGAAGACTTACAGACAGTGAGGGAAGAACCGTTTACTTTGAAAATGCTGTAATTGTTATGACCTCCAACATAGGAACCCAGTTGAAGTCTAGCGGTATGGGATTTGGCAGGAATAACTATGATGCTATGGAGGAACGGGTGAAAGAAGCTTTAAAGGAAGCTTTTCGTCCTGAGTTTTTAAATAGGATAGATGAGACCATTGTGTTTACTAACCTCACTAGGGAAGAACGTTGGGAGATTATAGATCTAATGCTACAGGAGGTTATAGAAGAGGTTGAAGAAAAGGATATGACCCTGGAGGTAGACCAAGAGGTTAAGGCCTTTATTTTGGAGAAGGGGTATGATGAAAGGTATGGAGCAAGGCCATTGAGAAGAACGATTCAAAGACATATTGAAGATGAAATCGCAGAAGCCTATCTTAGAGGTGAATTGAGGGAAGGAAATCATATTAAAGTACAGTTAAAGAAGGATCATGTTGTATTGGATATAACAGGGTAAAAGTAGGCAGCCATAGGAAAACACCTTACTATGGCTGCTTTTCATTTAGTTTTTGAAGCTATGGACAGGGGCAGGAATTCTTCCTCCACGGCTGATAAAATCAGCACTTGAAAATTTACTAACCGCCATAAGAGGGGCCATTCCCAGTAGTCCCCCAAATTCAGCTGAATCTCCTAAGGATTTTCCGTAAACAGGTATAATCCTAACGCCAGTTGTTTTATTGTTGATGACACCAATAGCTGCTTCATCTGCAATGATGGCGGATATGGTAGACTCAGGAGTATCCCCGGGTATAGCCACCATATCCAATCCTACAGAGCAAACACAGGTCATAGCCTCTAATTTATCTAAGCTTAATGAACCCTTTTCCACTGCTTCAATCATTCCCTCGTCTTCACTTACGGGAATAAAGGCTCCACTTAACCCTCCTACATGGGAAGAGGCCATAATACCACCTTTCTTTACTGCGTCATTCAATAGGGCCAAGGCAGCAGTTGTACCATGGCAACCACAGCTTTCTAAACCCATTTCCTCCAAAATCCTTGCTACACTATCCCCTATAGCAGGGGTGGGAGCGAGGGATAAATCCACGATACCAAAAGGCACCCCAAGTCTAGAAGAGGCCTCATGAGCCACCAGCTGACCAGCTCGTGTTATTTTAAAGGCTGTTTTTTTAATGGTTTCTGCCATTACATCAAAGCTTTCTCCTTTAATATTTTCAAGAGCACATTTTACTACACCAGGACCACTAATACCGACATTAATAATGGATTCAGCTTCTCCTACCCCATGGAAGGCTCCTGCCATAAAGGGGTTATCCTCAACTGCATTGGCAAAGACCACTAACTTAGCACAGCCTATACTATCCCGTTCCCTTGTAAGATAAGCAGTTTCCTTAATAATCCTACCCATATCCCTAACAGCATCCATGTTGATCCCAGATTTTGTACAAGCAACATTAATGGAAGAGCAGACTTTTTCAGTTGTAGCTAAGGCTTCTGGGATAGAGCTTATGAGGATTTTGTCACCTTTAGAATAACCCTTCTGAACCAAAGCAGAGAATCCCCCAATAAAGTTAATGCCTACAGTGGATGCAGCTTTATCT is a window from the Natronincola ferrireducens genome containing:
- a CDS encoding DUF711 family protein → MTMINFQNIMETISMIEKEKLDIRTITMGISLLDCCDSSGKNARKKIYDKITRLAENLVKVGEEIETEYGIPIINKRISVTPIALIAQASEDKSYVEFAKTLDKAASTVGINFIGGFSALVQKGYSKGDKILISSIPEALATTEKVCSSINVACTKSGINMDAVRDMGRIIKETAYLTRERDSIGCAKLVVFANAVEDNPFMAGAFHGVGEAESIINVGISGPGVVKCALENIKGESFDVMAETIKKTAFKITRAGQLVAHEASSRLGVPFGIVDLSLAPTPAIGDSVARILEEMGLESCGCHGTTAALALLNDAVKKGGIMASSHVGGLSGAFIPVSEDEGMIEAVEKGSLSLDKLEAMTCVCSVGLDMVAIPGDTPESTISAIIADEAAIGVINNKTTGVRIIPVYGKSLGDSAEFGGLLGMAPLMAVSKFSSADFISRGGRIPAPVHSFKN
- a CDS encoding ATP-dependent Clp protease ATP-binding subunit codes for the protein MKKCSVCNKNIAVVFATKIENGKSEMKGMCMTCAKKMGLPVIQQLMEQTGMTEEELESLSEEMDTTLEGDSIEGENDSNTHPLLSLFKGNNQTSHHQDQEEYPSNTKEEKEKNKSQKKSKGKKKNLEMYGTNLTEKANNKEVDRIIGRHREIDRTVQILNRRNKNNPILIGEPGVGKTAIAEGLAVRIVERQVPAKLFNTEVYLLDLTAIVAGTQFRGQFEGRMKAIIKEAQDCGNVILVIDEVHNIMGAGEVHGGVMNAANILKPALAKGEIQIIGATTLEEYRKHIEKDAALERRFQPVLVEEPTVEETIEIVKGIKNYYEEYHRVKIPQETIEAAVKLSEKYITDRYLPDKAIDVIDEAGSRANLKNQGLVELEALKEELENIQQKRQEAALGDDYEKAAQYKVEECLLLDKIKKIEEVCNDATITIEDVAFVIESWTKIPVQRITEKEAHKLLHLEDRLHKRIIGQNEAVKALAKAIRRNRSGFKKKRKPSSFIFVGPTGVGKTELVKALANELFGSEEALIRLDMSEYMEKHTTSKLIGAPPGYIGYDQGGQLTEKIRRKPYSVILMDEMEKAHPDVFNLLLQILEDGRLTDSEGRTVYFENAVIVMTSNIGTQLKSSGMGFGRNNYDAMEERVKEALKEAFRPEFLNRIDETIVFTNLTREERWEIIDLMLQEVIEEVEEKDMTLEVDQEVKAFILEKGYDERYGARPLRRTIQRHIEDEIAEAYLRGELREGNHIKVQLKKDHVVLDITG